One Lutra lutra chromosome 7, mLutLut1.2, whole genome shotgun sequence DNA window includes the following coding sequences:
- the INAFM2 gene encoding putative transmembrane protein INAFM2 yields the protein MKERDAAPAERGKPATYTGDKKAKMAAKTNKKWVRLATVFAYVLSVSLAAIVLAVYYSLIWQPVGAGTSGGAAGPPPGGSNATGPSGTSGAAAGPNATGSSRREAPRDAPPLQAARPMPPEPSADSPLAGPLERPRGLEEDEEEAAAAPGSR from the coding sequence ATGAAGGAGCGCGACGCGGCCCCGGCCGAGCGGGGCAAGCCGGCCACCTACACCGGGGACAAGAAGGCGAAGATGGCGGCCAAGACCAACAAGAAGTGGGTCCGGCTCGCCACCGTGTTCGCCTACGTGCTCTCCGTGTCGCTGGCCGCCATCGTGCTCGCCGTCTACTACAGCCTCATCTGGCAGCCGGTGGGCGCCGGGACCTCGGGGGGAGCCGCCGGCCCGCCCCCCGGCGGCTCCAACGCCACCGGCCCGTCCGGGACttcgggggcggcggcggggcccaATGCCACGGGGTCGTCCCGCCGCGAGGCACCGCGCGACGCGCCCCCGCTGCAGGCGGCGCGGCCCATGCCTCCGGAGCCCTCTGCCGACAGTCCCCTGGCCGGGCCGCTGGAGCGGCCTCGGGGGCTGGAAGAGGACGAGGAGGAAGCGGCGGCGGCGCCGGGGAGTCGTTGA